In Priestia megaterium NBRC 15308 = ATCC 14581, the following proteins share a genomic window:
- a CDS encoding YdcF family protein yields MKKKMIYTFIGSLVLYIAIISFCMYQTAHKPVPQNADYVLVLGSKVDGDKMSPSLKERVKTALSYLQAHQQTKVIVTGGKGSDEAISEAEAAYRFLRKEGIKENRIIKENQSTSTFENFTFTKQKVDIQHKKVVLVSSDFHLFRASIIAKRQGFDVYPLGAKTPNSIKLQAYFREYAAILKTWLFDK; encoded by the coding sequence TTGAAGAAAAAAATGATTTATACCTTTATTGGTTCTCTTGTTCTTTATATAGCAATTATATCTTTTTGTATGTATCAAACTGCTCACAAGCCTGTTCCGCAAAACGCAGATTATGTGCTCGTTTTAGGTTCTAAAGTAGATGGTGACAAAATGTCTCCTAGTTTAAAAGAACGAGTAAAGACGGCTTTATCTTATTTACAAGCACATCAACAAACAAAAGTTATCGTAACGGGCGGAAAAGGATCCGATGAAGCAATTTCTGAAGCAGAGGCAGCCTATCGTTTTCTGCGGAAAGAAGGAATTAAAGAGAATCGAATTATAAAAGAAAATCAGTCAACTTCTACTTTTGAGAATTTTACTTTTACTAAACAGAAAGTTGATATTCAACACAAAAAAGTCGTCCTTGTTAGCAGTGATTTTCATTTATTTCGCGCCTCTATTATTGCTAAACGTCAAGGTTTTGACGTTTATCCTTTAGGTGCAAAGACACCAAATTCAATTAAACTTCAAGCCTACTTTCGTGAGTATGCTGCTATATTAAAAACGTGGCTGTTTGATAAGTAA
- a CDS encoding nitroreductase family protein, giving the protein MGFLDKLFDKSSDQQQVGKDFYEAIKNRRSIYAIDKNVKISEEKIEEVINFAVKHTPSAFNSQSARVVVLFGEQHDKVWDITRETLRKIVPAENFSDTDQKMNLFGSGYGTVLFFEDQEVVEGLQKQFASYSENFPVWSNQSSGMLQHVIWTALELEGLGATLQHYNPLIDDEVKAAWNIPSSWKLIAQMPFGNPVSPAGEKEFQPLTERVKVFK; this is encoded by the coding sequence ATGGGTTTTTTAGATAAATTATTTGATAAATCAAGTGATCAACAACAGGTTGGAAAAGATTTTTATGAAGCGATTAAAAACCGACGTTCTATTTATGCAATTGATAAAAATGTAAAAATATCAGAAGAAAAAATTGAAGAAGTTATTAACTTTGCGGTGAAACATACTCCTTCAGCATTTAATTCCCAAAGCGCACGCGTAGTCGTTTTATTTGGCGAACAGCATGATAAAGTATGGGATATTACGAGAGAAACGCTTCGTAAAATTGTTCCAGCTGAAAATTTTTCAGATACGGATCAAAAAATGAACTTATTCGGAAGCGGCTATGGAACAGTTCTTTTCTTTGAAGATCAAGAAGTAGTTGAAGGATTGCAAAAGCAGTTCGCATCTTACAGCGAAAATTTCCCGGTTTGGTCTAACCAATCATCAGGCATGCTGCAGCATGTGATTTGGACAGCGCTTGAGCTCGAAGGCCTAGGAGCAACATTACAGCATTACAATCCATTGATTGACGATGAAGTAAAAGCAGCTTGGAATATTCCAAGCTCATGGAAATTAATTGCCCAAATGCCATTTGGTAATCCTGTGTCACCTGCGGGAGAAAAAGAATTTCAACCGCTAACTGAACGTGTAAAAGTATTTAAATAA
- a CDS encoding SDR family oxidoreductase has protein sequence MSFKDLVVVVTGAANGIGKDVSRAYAKQGAKVVLADVDETEGERHAEAIQRQGGEAIFVKTDVRKEGDILNLVEKTVSTYETIHILINNAGVSRWKSPYELTIDEWDDIINTNLRSVFLCSREAAKVMRKNESGGSIVNLASTRATMSEPHTEAYAATKGGIVALTHALAISLGDDNITVNAISPGWIETSDYDGLREIDHAQHPSNRVGTPADISRACMYLTNVENDFVTGANLVVDGGMTRKMIYEH, from the coding sequence ATGTCGTTTAAAGATTTAGTTGTTGTTGTTACCGGAGCTGCGAACGGAATAGGTAAAGATGTATCCCGCGCATACGCGAAACAAGGAGCAAAAGTGGTATTGGCAGATGTGGACGAAACCGAAGGAGAGCGTCACGCAGAAGCTATTCAAAGACAAGGCGGAGAAGCCATTTTTGTCAAAACAGACGTCCGAAAAGAAGGCGACATTTTAAATCTCGTTGAAAAAACGGTCAGTACGTATGAAACGATACATATTTTGATTAATAATGCAGGCGTTTCCCGCTGGAAATCACCGTATGAGCTAACCATTGATGAATGGGATGACATTATCAATACGAACCTGCGCAGCGTGTTTCTATGCTCTCGCGAAGCAGCTAAGGTGATGAGAAAAAACGAAAGCGGAGGCTCCATTGTAAACTTAGCTTCTACAAGAGCTACAATGTCTGAACCTCACACAGAAGCCTATGCTGCTACAAAAGGAGGAATCGTTGCTTTAACTCACGCACTTGCCATTTCACTTGGTGATGACAATATCACAGTAAACGCTATTTCTCCAGGATGGATTGAGACATCTGACTACGATGGCCTTCGTGAAATCGATCATGCGCAGCATCCGTCTAATCGGGTGGGAACGCCAGCCGATATCTCAAGAGCGTGTATGTACTTAACAAACGTCGAAAATGATTTTGTAACAGGAGCTAACCTCGTAGTAGACGGGGGAATGACGCGAAAGATGATTTATGAACATTAA
- a CDS encoding cobyric acid synthase yields MGKVKKGKPLMIQGTHSDAGKSMIATAFCRIFKEDGYQTAPFKSQNMALNSYITMDGKEIGRAQGIQAEAAGVEATTNMNPILIKPTRDHESQIVVHGKPLRNMFAFQYRQEFFNEGLNVITEAYKELANHYDRIVIEGAGSPAEVNLNDRELVNMRVAKIAEAPVVLVGDIDKGGVFASLVGTLQLLPDEHKSRVIGVLINKFRGDLELLKPGLKWFEEYTGVPVLGVIPYMNNVEIDAEDSLSLRNYSTLVNPLKEIDIAVISYPRISNFTDIDPLSLEEDCHVRLVTKPSQLGTPDLIVLPGSKNTIEDAQFLQESGLDLAINQVLNTTNVHVIGICGGYQMLGETITDPDAVESRIESIKGLGLLPVETVMTTSKKTERVAGYVQLESERVSIEGYEIHMGKTISKSTTEAFAVVEHEKEGTVKDNVIGTYVHDVFHNDALRRALLNQIRKHKKLPPITDTFNSRLQKEESFSKAAAYVREAVDMEKLYQLIDNYKSPEQTQKV; encoded by the coding sequence GTGGGAAAAGTGAAAAAAGGAAAACCGCTTATGATTCAAGGAACGCACTCAGACGCTGGAAAAAGCATGATTGCTACAGCATTTTGCCGTATTTTTAAAGAAGACGGCTATCAAACTGCACCGTTTAAATCGCAAAATATGGCGCTTAATTCATACATTACAATGGATGGAAAAGAAATTGGCAGAGCGCAAGGAATTCAAGCAGAAGCGGCTGGAGTAGAAGCAACAACCAATATGAACCCTATTTTAATTAAACCAACTCGTGATCATGAATCTCAAATTGTCGTTCACGGAAAACCGCTACGTAATATGTTTGCTTTTCAGTATCGGCAAGAATTTTTTAATGAAGGTTTGAACGTTATCACGGAAGCTTATAAAGAGCTTGCCAATCATTATGATCGAATTGTGATTGAAGGCGCTGGAAGTCCTGCCGAAGTCAATTTGAACGATCGGGAACTCGTAAATATGCGTGTTGCAAAAATAGCAGAAGCGCCTGTTGTGCTAGTAGGAGATATTGATAAAGGTGGCGTTTTCGCGAGCCTAGTGGGTACTCTTCAATTGCTTCCAGATGAACACAAGTCTAGAGTTATCGGGGTGTTAATTAATAAATTCCGAGGAGATTTAGAACTTTTAAAACCAGGTTTGAAGTGGTTTGAAGAATACACGGGTGTTCCGGTTCTAGGAGTTATTCCTTATATGAACAACGTGGAAATTGATGCGGAAGATTCGTTATCACTTAGAAATTACTCAACGCTTGTGAATCCGTTAAAAGAAATTGATATTGCGGTCATCTCGTACCCGCGCATCTCAAATTTTACAGACATCGATCCTTTAAGCTTAGAAGAAGACTGTCACGTGAGGCTTGTAACCAAGCCGTCGCAATTAGGTACGCCTGATTTAATTGTTTTACCAGGAAGCAAAAATACGATTGAAGATGCGCAGTTTTTACAAGAAAGCGGCCTGGATCTAGCCATTAATCAAGTATTGAACACAACGAACGTTCACGTCATTGGCATCTGCGGAGGATATCAAATGCTAGGGGAGACAATTACAGACCCTGATGCAGTAGAATCTCGGATTGAATCCATTAAAGGGCTGGGCTTGCTTCCAGTGGAAACGGTTATGACAACCAGCAAAAAAACAGAAAGAGTTGCTGGGTATGTCCAGCTAGAAAGTGAAAGAGTTTCGATTGAAGGCTACGAAATTCATATGGGAAAGACGATTTCTAAGAGCACCACGGAAGCTTTTGCAGTGGTAGAGCATGAAAAAGAAGGAACGGTTAAAGACAACGTCATTGGCACGTATGTTCATGATGTGTTTCATAATGATGCTTTGCGCAGAGCTTTGCTTAATCAAATTCGTAAACATAAAAAATTGCCGCCTATTACGGACACATTCAACAGTCGCCTGCAAAAAGAGGAATCTTTTTCAAAAGCAGCAGCATATGTGAGAGAAGCCGTAGATATGGAAAAGCTGTATCAGTTAATAGACAACTATAAAAGCCCGGAGCAAACACAAAAAGTATAG
- a CDS encoding DHH family phosphoesterase yields the protein MKKIKLISHNDLDGVSPALLGRLAFGDDNFDYSTVSIGRINDTVTHFIEEENDGDTALYITDISVNEEVAEKLNELVKKGQKITLIDHHISALPLAEKYDWVHVIAEDENGKKTAATSLFYDYLVRNNMLQKTALLDEYVELVRLFDTWDWFHENNLKAKRLNHLYYLIPHEEFKETILETLRESYHTENQEFTFTDKHEILLEAEEKKIEKYIYDKQKQIIKERVEIDNTAYNAGIVFADTYQSELGNALCLENEDIDFSVMVDMGRQKIGFRAVKDEINLAEIVGHLGGGGHPKASGCKLTAETFALFVTDHLFKDEEKSE from the coding sequence ATGAAAAAAATAAAATTAATTTCACATAACGATTTAGACGGGGTAAGTCCGGCACTATTGGGTCGGTTAGCGTTTGGCGATGACAACTTTGATTACAGCACGGTAAGCATTGGCCGCATCAATGACACAGTGACACATTTTATTGAAGAAGAAAACGATGGAGACACAGCTTTATACATAACGGATATTAGCGTGAATGAGGAAGTAGCGGAAAAATTAAATGAACTGGTAAAAAAAGGCCAAAAAATCACTCTTATTGACCATCATATCTCTGCTCTTCCACTAGCTGAGAAATACGATTGGGTTCATGTTATTGCAGAAGACGAAAACGGTAAAAAGACGGCAGCTACATCTCTTTTCTACGACTACTTAGTACGCAACAACATGCTCCAAAAAACGGCGTTGCTTGATGAGTACGTAGAACTTGTGCGCTTATTTGATACGTGGGACTGGTTCCATGAAAATAACTTGAAAGCAAAGCGCCTTAATCACCTATATTATCTAATCCCGCATGAAGAATTTAAAGAAACTATTCTAGAAACGCTTCGTGAATCGTACCATACTGAAAATCAAGAATTTACGTTTACGGACAAACATGAAATTTTACTAGAAGCAGAAGAAAAAAAGATTGAAAAATACATTTACGACAAGCAAAAACAAATCATAAAAGAAAGGGTTGAAATTGATAACACAGCGTACAACGCAGGGATTGTATTCGCAGATACATATCAGTCTGAGCTAGGAAATGCACTGTGTCTAGAAAACGAAGATATCGACTTTTCCGTTATGGTGGACATGGGACGCCAAAAGATTGGCTTCCGTGCAGTAAAAGACGAAATCAACTTAGCAGAAATTGTTGGGCACCTTGGAGGAGGAGGTCACCCAAAAGCTTCTGGATGCAAGTTAACGGCTGAAACGTTTGCTCTTTTCGTCACGGATCACTTGTTTAAAGACGAAGAAAAAAGTGAATAA
- a CDS encoding APC family permease, whose protein sequence is MSDQGNQGKFKKSISLLDLTLIGMGAIFGSAWLFAVSNVASKAGPAGSFSWLIGGVIILLIGLVYAELGAALPRTGGIIRYPVYSHGHLVGYLISFITIIAYTSLIAIEVTAVRQYVAFWLPGLTKHGSESPTTVGWLFQFALLTLFFIINYVSVKAFAKSNVIISVFKYAVPLTIIVVLAYHFKSANFTTGDFAPFGFNGIQAAISTGGVMFAYLGLHPIVSVASEVKNPQRNIPIALIICIVLSAIIYTALQVLFIGNIPADMLSGGWGTIQEQFSLPFKDIALILGLGWLVTLVIFDAILSPGGNGNIFMNTTSRLVYAWSRNGTLFKRFSKVDKKTGIPRASLWLSFGMSVFWTLPFPSWEALVNVCSVALILSYAIAPISAAAFRVNAKDLKKPFKLKGMSVIAPVSFIFCSYIVYWSGWTTISWLLGSQLLMVVIYVAFKKYVPTDVVKFAQQLKSAWWLVAYYIIMLVISYLGSFGGGQGVLSNPLDLILIALVSLGIFYWAKYTGLPKAVIDTDD, encoded by the coding sequence ATGTCTGATCAAGGAAATCAAGGAAAATTTAAAAAATCAATATCGTTACTTGACCTAACGTTAATTGGGATGGGAGCTATTTTTGGTTCCGCCTGGTTATTTGCGGTTAGTAACGTAGCGTCAAAGGCTGGGCCAGCCGGAAGTTTTTCGTGGCTGATTGGCGGAGTCATTATTTTACTTATCGGTTTAGTGTATGCTGAACTTGGAGCAGCGCTGCCGCGTACCGGTGGAATTATCCGTTATCCGGTTTACTCACACGGTCATTTAGTGGGTTACTTAATTTCATTCATTACCATTATTGCTTACACTAGTTTGATTGCTATCGAGGTAACGGCTGTACGTCAGTATGTTGCTTTTTGGCTTCCTGGTCTAACTAAACATGGTTCTGAATCGCCTACTACAGTCGGCTGGTTATTTCAGTTCGCGTTATTAACGCTATTTTTTATCATTAACTACGTAAGTGTAAAAGCATTTGCTAAGTCAAATGTTATTATATCTGTGTTCAAATATGCGGTTCCTCTTACAATTATCGTCGTGTTGGCTTATCACTTTAAATCAGCTAACTTTACAACTGGCGATTTTGCTCCGTTTGGTTTTAATGGTATCCAAGCAGCCATTTCAACAGGTGGCGTTATGTTTGCTTACCTAGGACTTCACCCTATTGTTTCTGTAGCCAGTGAAGTTAAAAACCCGCAGCGTAATATTCCAATCGCGCTCATTATCTGTATTGTACTTTCAGCGATTATTTACACAGCACTGCAAGTATTGTTCATTGGTAACATCCCGGCTGATATGCTATCAGGAGGATGGGGAACAATTCAAGAGCAATTCTCTTTACCATTTAAAGATATTGCACTTATTTTAGGCCTTGGCTGGTTAGTAACGCTTGTTATTTTTGATGCTATTTTATCACCAGGCGGTAACGGGAACATCTTCATGAATACAACTTCTCGTTTAGTTTATGCTTGGTCTCGTAATGGAACATTATTTAAACGTTTCTCAAAAGTAGATAAGAAAACAGGAATTCCACGTGCGTCACTATGGCTATCATTTGGAATGTCCGTATTCTGGACACTGCCATTTCCTTCTTGGGAAGCGCTAGTAAACGTATGTTCAGTGGCACTTATTCTGTCTTATGCGATTGCGCCAATTTCAGCTGCTGCATTCAGAGTAAATGCAAAAGATCTTAAAAAACCTTTTAAATTAAAAGGCATGAGCGTTATTGCTCCTGTATCATTTATTTTCTGTTCATACATCGTATATTGGTCAGGGTGGACGACAATTTCTTGGCTGCTAGGATCACAGCTTCTAATGGTTGTTATCTACGTAGCGTTTAAGAAATACGTACCAACTGACGTTGTAAAATTTGCACAGCAGCTTAAATCTGCTTGGTGGCTAGTTGCTTATTATATTATTATGCTTGTTATCTCTTATCTAGGTTCATTTGGTGGAGGACAAGGTGTGCTAAGCAACCCGCTTGACTTAATTTTAATTGCTCTTGTTTCACTTGGTATTTTCTACTGGGCGAAATACACAGGTTTACCAAAAGCAGTTATCGATACAGATGATTAA